A portion of the Stella humosa genome contains these proteins:
- the hisH gene encoding imidazole glycerol phosphate synthase subunit HisH codes for MTIAVVDYGSGNLRSAAKALARAARDSGDPRPVAVTADPDIVRRADHVVLPGVGAFGDCRRGLGDVPGMIEALEEAVHRGGRPFLGICVGMQLMAERGVEHGVHPGLGWIAGEVRVIQPTDPQLKIPHMGWNELGPVPGHPVLRDLRQGDHVYFVHSYAIRPERPADLLVETDYGGPIAAVVGRDNLIGTQFHPEKSQAAGLGLLASFLAWRP; via the coding sequence ATGACCATCGCCGTCGTCGACTACGGGTCGGGCAACCTGCGCTCGGCCGCCAAGGCGCTGGCGCGCGCCGCCCGCGATTCGGGCGACCCGCGCCCGGTCGCCGTCACCGCCGATCCCGATATCGTGCGCCGCGCCGATCATGTGGTGCTGCCGGGCGTGGGGGCGTTCGGCGACTGCCGGCGGGGCCTGGGTGACGTGCCCGGCATGATAGAGGCGCTGGAAGAGGCGGTGCATCGCGGCGGCCGTCCCTTCCTCGGCATCTGCGTCGGCATGCAGCTGATGGCCGAGCGCGGCGTCGAGCACGGCGTCCATCCCGGCCTGGGATGGATCGCGGGCGAGGTGCGCGTGATCCAGCCGACCGATCCGCAACTGAAGATCCCACACATGGGATGGAACGAACTGGGGCCGGTGCCCGGCCACCCGGTGCTGCGCGACCTCCGCCAGGGCGACCACGTCTATTTCGTGCACAGCTATGCCATCCGGCCGGAGCGGCCGGCCGACCTGCTGGTCGAAACCGACTATGGCGGCCCGATCGCGGCCGTCGTCGGCCGCGACAACCTGATCGGCACGCAGTTCCACCCCGAGAAGAGCCAGGCGGCTGGCCTCGGCCTGCTCGCATCCTTCCTGGCATGGCGGCCATGA
- a CDS encoding DUF2628 domain-containing protein — protein sequence MRVYSVHVRADDAIAVREGFAWSALPLPILWAAGHRLWLLTLLVLAADLLLVAAWVHGWLGTTEAGLVTVAFRFLFAAEANDLFRRQLYWRGYVEDGPTTGRSADAALRRWADRRQGWDGAYA from the coding sequence ATGCGGGTCTATTCGGTCCATGTCCGTGCCGACGACGCGATCGCCGTGCGCGAGGGCTTCGCCTGGTCGGCGCTGCCGCTGCCGATCCTGTGGGCGGCCGGCCATCGCCTGTGGCTGCTGACCCTGCTGGTGCTGGCGGCGGACCTGCTGCTGGTGGCGGCCTGGGTGCATGGCTGGCTCGGCACGACCGAGGCGGGCCTGGTGACCGTGGCCTTCCGGTTCCTCTTCGCGGCCGAGGCCAACGACCTGTTCCGCCGGCAGCTCTACTGGCGCGGCTATGTCGAGGACGGCCCCACGACCGGCCGCTCGGCCGATGCCGCGCTGCGGCGCTGGGCCGACCGCCGCCAGGGCTGGGACGGGGCCTACGCATGA
- the hisB gene encoding imidazoleglycerol-phosphate dehydratase HisB, which yields MRRATVERNTKETRIAVSVDLDGSGTADVATGIGFLDHMLDQLARHGLFDIKVRAEGDLHIDFHHTTEDVGIALGQAFAQAAGDRKGITRWGDALIPMDETLTRVALDASNRPYLIWKVVFTRPKLGDMDTELFKEWFQAFAQNAGLTLHIENLYGENNHHIVESCFKGLARALRAAMTLDPRQAGSVPSTKGVL from the coding sequence ATGCGCCGCGCCACCGTGGAGCGCAACACCAAGGAGACGCGCATCGCCGTGTCCGTCGACCTCGACGGCAGCGGCACGGCCGATGTCGCGACCGGTATCGGTTTTCTCGACCACATGCTGGACCAGCTCGCGCGCCACGGGCTGTTCGACATCAAGGTGCGGGCCGAAGGCGACCTGCATATCGATTTCCATCACACGACCGAGGACGTCGGCATCGCGCTGGGCCAGGCCTTCGCCCAGGCGGCCGGCGACCGCAAGGGCATCACCCGTTGGGGCGATGCGCTGATCCCGATGGACGAGACGCTGACGCGCGTGGCGCTCGATGCCTCGAACCGGCCCTACCTGATCTGGAAGGTGGTCTTCACCCGCCCCAAGTTGGGCGACATGGACACCGAGCTGTTCAAGGAATGGTTCCAGGCCTTCGCCCAGAACGCCGGGCTGACGCTGCATATCGAGAATCTCTACGGCGAGAACAACCATCACATCGTCGAAAGCTGCTTCAAGGGCCTGGCCCGGGCGCTGCGCGCGGCGATGACGCTGGATCCGCGCCAGGCGGGCTCGGTGCCCTCGACCAAGGGCGTCCTCTAG
- the hslV gene encoding ATP-dependent protease subunit HslV produces MTDREPPAWHGTTILCVRKAGRVAMAGDGQVSMGQTVMKSNARKVRRIGNGSIIAGFAGATADAFTLFERLEAKLEAHPSQLARACVELAKDWRTDRYLRRLEAMMAVADGNVSLLLSGNGDVLEPEDGIIAIGSGGSYALAAARALIDRDDMDAEAIARRSLAIAAEICVYTNDKIIVEAL; encoded by the coding sequence ATGACAGACCGCGAGCCCCCCGCCTGGCACGGCACAACCATCCTTTGCGTCCGCAAGGCCGGGCGCGTCGCCATGGCCGGCGATGGACAGGTGTCGATGGGCCAGACGGTGATGAAATCGAACGCCCGCAAGGTGCGCCGCATCGGCAATGGCAGCATCATCGCCGGATTTGCCGGCGCCACGGCGGACGCCTTCACCCTGTTCGAGCGCCTGGAAGCCAAGCTGGAGGCCCATCCGAGCCAGTTGGCGCGCGCTTGCGTCGAGTTGGCCAAGGACTGGCGGACCGACCGCTACCTGCGCCGACTGGAGGCGATGATGGCGGTGGCCGACGGCAACGTGTCGCTGCTGCTGTCGGGCAATGGCGACGTGCTGGAGCCCGAGGACGGCATCATCGCCATCGGCTCCGGCGGGTCCTATGCGCTGGCCGCCGCGCGCGCGCTGATCGACCGCGACGACATGGATGCCGAGGCGATCGCCCGCCGTTCGCTCGCCATTGCGGCAGAAATCTGCGTCTACACCAACGACAAGATCATCGTCGAAGCCCTATGA
- the hslU gene encoding ATP-dependent protease ATPase subunit HslU: protein MTDFSPREIVSELDRHIVGQNDAKRAVAIALRNRWRRQQLPEDLREEVLPKNILMIGPTGVGKTEIARRLAKLAQAPFLKVEATKFTEVGYVGRDVEQIIRDLIEIAIQMTKDRLRKEVESKAELRAEERVLDALVGDNASAETRQKFRKMLREGQIDDREIELQVADGNPLGQLPTFEVPGMPGASVGMLNLGDIFGKAMGGRTKPRRMTVSQSYEVLIKEEVEKLLDQERVVQEAIRAVEQNGIVFLDEIDKICARSGERVGGDVSREGVQRDLLPLIEGTTVSTKHGPVKTDHVLFIASGAFHTAKPSDLLPELQGRLPIRVNLNALVRDDFRRILTEPHACLITQYKALLKTEEVTLDFTPDGIDALADLAVAINASVENIGARRLHTVMERLLEEVSFSATDNPDTTLVVDADYVRRQVGELAKNTDLSKFIL from the coding sequence ATGACCGACTTTTCCCCCCGCGAGATCGTCTCCGAGCTGGACCGCCACATCGTCGGCCAGAACGACGCCAAGCGCGCCGTCGCCATCGCCCTGCGCAACCGCTGGCGCCGCCAGCAGCTGCCCGAGGACCTGCGCGAGGAGGTCCTGCCCAAGAACATCCTGATGATCGGGCCGACCGGCGTCGGCAAGACCGAGATCGCCCGGCGCTTGGCGAAGCTGGCCCAGGCGCCCTTCCTGAAGGTCGAGGCGACCAAGTTCACCGAGGTCGGCTATGTCGGCCGCGACGTCGAGCAGATCATCCGCGACCTGATCGAGATCGCGATCCAGATGACCAAGGACCGGCTGCGCAAGGAGGTCGAATCGAAGGCCGAGCTGCGGGCCGAGGAGCGCGTGCTGGACGCCCTGGTGGGCGACAATGCCAGTGCCGAGACGCGCCAGAAGTTCCGCAAGATGTTGCGCGAGGGCCAGATCGACGATCGCGAGATCGAGCTGCAGGTGGCCGACGGCAACCCGCTCGGCCAGCTTCCGACCTTCGAGGTGCCGGGCATGCCGGGCGCCAGCGTCGGCATGCTGAACCTGGGCGACATCTTCGGCAAGGCCATGGGCGGCCGGACCAAGCCCCGGCGGATGACCGTCAGCCAGTCCTACGAGGTGCTGATCAAGGAGGAGGTCGAGAAGCTGCTGGACCAGGAGCGGGTGGTGCAGGAGGCGATCCGCGCCGTCGAGCAGAACGGCATCGTCTTCCTGGACGAGATCGACAAGATCTGCGCGCGCTCGGGCGAGCGGGTGGGCGGCGACGTCAGCCGCGAGGGCGTCCAGCGCGACCTGCTGCCACTGATCGAAGGCACCACCGTCAGCACCAAGCACGGCCCGGTGAAGACCGACCATGTGCTGTTCATCGCGTCGGGCGCCTTCCATACGGCCAAGCCGTCCGACCTGCTGCCGGAGCTGCAGGGCCGGCTGCCGATCCGCGTCAACCTGAACGCGCTCGTCCGCGACGACTTCCGCCGCATCCTGACCGAGCCGCACGCTTGCCTCATCACCCAGTACAAGGCGCTGCTGAAGACCGAGGAGGTGACGCTCGACTTCACCCCCGACGGCATCGACGCCCTGGCCGACCTGGCCGTCGCGATCAATGCGTCGGTCGAGAATATCGGCGCGCGCCGGCTGCACACGGTGATGGAGCGGCTGCTGGAGGAGGTCAGCTTCTCGGCCACCGACAACCCCGACACCACGCTCGTCGTCGATGCCGACTATGTCCGCCGGCAGGTGGGCGAGCTGGCCAAGAACACCGACCTGTCGAAGTTCATCCTCTAG
- a CDS encoding helix-turn-helix domain-containing protein yields the protein MTPFGEAVRGLRAERGITLKAMACDLQISAAYLSALEHGRKGRPSRALLIQVCEYFGIIWDDAEALERAARLSHPRVVVDTSGLGPRATELANRMARSMRHLSPATVEAMHRLLDAAERPRPGRRRAAAAPVAKPETAEAG from the coding sequence GTGACGCCGTTCGGCGAAGCCGTCCGCGGCCTGCGCGCCGAGCGCGGCATCACGCTGAAGGCGATGGCGTGCGACCTGCAGATCTCGGCCGCCTACCTGTCGGCGCTGGAGCATGGCCGCAAGGGACGGCCGAGCCGCGCCCTCCTCATCCAGGTCTGCGAATATTTCGGCATCATCTGGGACGATGCCGAAGCGCTGGAGCGCGCCGCCCGCCTGTCGCATCCCCGCGTCGTGGTCGACACTTCGGGCCTGGGCCCGCGCGCGACCGAGCTTGCCAACCGCATGGCGCGCAGCATGCGGCATTTGTCGCCGGCCACGGTGGAAGCGATGCACCGCCTGCTCGACGCGGCAGAGCGCCCGCGGCCGGGTCGCCGGCGGGCCGCAGCAGCACCCGTCGCCAAGCCGGAGACGGCCGAAGCCGGGTGA
- a CDS encoding glycosyltransferase family A protein — MTDGSLTLIMPVRDGARYITEALDSVAAQDEPPARVIVVDDGSTDDSGSVAARHPLRPEVLVIPPGGIGAARNRALVETTSEYVAFLDSDDLWSPDHCSVLTEPLRRDPGLAMVFGHAAQFASPDLSTEERETVHVPEGTMPALISGAMVARRTVFEQIGVFETDLRVAEFISWTLRATDAGLRYAVLPEVVLHRRLHLSNIGRHRGDDRRLDYVRAIRASLHRRRAGPA; from the coding sequence ATGACCGACGGCTCTCTTACCCTGATCATGCCCGTCCGCGACGGTGCCCGTTACATCACCGAGGCGCTGGACAGCGTTGCCGCGCAGGACGAGCCGCCCGCCCGGGTCATCGTCGTCGATGACGGCTCGACCGACGACAGCGGCTCCGTCGCTGCGCGCCATCCACTCCGGCCGGAGGTCCTGGTGATCCCGCCCGGCGGCATCGGTGCCGCGCGCAACCGCGCGCTGGTGGAGACCACCTCGGAGTATGTGGCGTTTCTCGATTCCGACGACCTCTGGTCGCCCGACCATTGTTCGGTGCTGACGGAACCGCTGCGCCGCGACCCGGGGCTGGCGATGGTGTTCGGCCACGCCGCCCAGTTCGCCAGCCCGGACCTGTCGACCGAGGAACGCGAGACCGTGCACGTTCCCGAGGGCACGATGCCAGCCCTGATCTCGGGCGCCATGGTCGCGCGGCGAACGGTGTTCGAGCAGATCGGCGTGTTCGAGACGGACCTGCGGGTGGCGGAGTTCATCAGTTGGACCCTGCGGGCGACCGATGCCGGTCTGCGCTACGCCGTGCTGCCGGAGGTGGTGCTGCACCGGCGGCTGCACCTCTCCAACATCGGCCGCCACCGCGGCGACGACCGCCGGCTCGACTATGTGCGGGCGATTCGGGCCTCGCTGCATCGCCGCCGGGCCGGCCCGGCGTGA
- a CDS encoding glycosyltransferase family 2 protein, with amino-acid sequence MTAALVPAVSPVVSIVIPIYNGATHLPGAIEMIEAEGLGGVEIVVVDDGSTDATPDLCEGLAAAGRIITTRTVNRGPGAARNTGVGLAHAPIIGFLDVDDRWPDGRLDWMLRYMVDRPAVEGVMGQIQYAYTSPEAVIAWAPVGQPEGAFFAPHLGAALFRRSLWDRMGGFAEELRYGEDVDWYFRVLESEPALHVLRRLVLLYRMHDGNMTRDRVTLRQAFVTCISRSLARRKRRSNPPARLPGLEEFIVEVDSSA; translated from the coding sequence ATGACGGCGGCGCTGGTTCCGGCCGTCAGCCCGGTCGTCAGCATCGTCATTCCGATCTACAACGGCGCGACCCACCTGCCGGGGGCGATCGAGATGATCGAGGCCGAGGGGCTGGGCGGAGTCGAGATCGTCGTCGTCGACGACGGCTCCACCGATGCCACGCCGGACCTTTGCGAAGGGCTCGCCGCAGCCGGGCGGATCATCACCACGAGAACCGTCAACCGCGGGCCGGGTGCTGCCCGCAACACCGGCGTCGGCCTGGCGCACGCGCCCATCATCGGTTTTCTCGACGTCGATGACCGATGGCCGGACGGCCGTCTCGACTGGATGCTGCGCTATATGGTCGATCGCCCGGCCGTCGAGGGCGTGATGGGGCAGATCCAGTATGCGTACACGAGCCCGGAGGCGGTCATCGCCTGGGCACCCGTCGGCCAGCCGGAGGGTGCGTTCTTCGCCCCGCATCTGGGCGCGGCCCTGTTTCGCCGGTCGCTCTGGGACCGGATGGGCGGCTTCGCCGAGGAGTTGCGCTATGGCGAGGACGTGGACTGGTACTTTCGCGTCCTGGAAAGCGAGCCGGCGCTTCATGTGCTGCGCCGGCTCGTCCTGTTGTATCGCATGCATGACGGCAACATGACGCGCGACCGGGTGACCCTCCGGCAGGCATTCGTCACCTGTATCTCGCGCTCGCTGGCCCGGCGCAAACGCCGCTCCAACCCGCCGGCGCGCCTGCCGGGACTGGAGGAGTTCATCGTCGAGGTGGATTCCAGCGCATGA
- a CDS encoding phosphoenolpyruvate carboxykinase (ATP), with protein sequence MTAAGSLRPALQGFFADSVAVFEAAARARGLVARRYRLGNGAFRILSAGAAAAATLDAALAHIRLPDDGPSDLDIQAWDEADGALPPAPWPADAYGHRGQIDLHADDGFDAFYQLGAETLSVLDRERRLALYHMRGPLPYWERSFPFRPIFHWALAGSTLQPVHAGAVGRPGSGVLVTGPSGAGKTTTTIACLEGGLSYAGDDYVLVDTGPQPTVHSLYNTAKFTEDALRRFPRLAQRVWNPDRVPPEKALVFGQDGFPDALVASMPIRAILVPRVTGLVETSLRRVPAAVAIRALAPTTLAHLPGGAPGTLAKLTRLCAAVPCFELAAGTDLARLPLVVADLVERLAP encoded by the coding sequence ATGACGGCTGCGGGGTCCCTGCGTCCGGCGCTGCAAGGGTTCTTCGCCGACTCCGTGGCGGTGTTCGAGGCTGCGGCCAGGGCCCGTGGCCTGGTGGCGCGCCGCTATCGCCTGGGGAACGGGGCCTTCCGGATCTTGTCGGCGGGCGCAGCCGCCGCTGCGACCCTCGATGCCGCGCTTGCCCACATCCGCCTGCCCGATGACGGCCCGTCCGACCTCGACATCCAGGCCTGGGACGAGGCCGATGGCGCCCTGCCGCCGGCACCATGGCCGGCGGACGCCTATGGCCATCGCGGCCAGATCGATCTCCATGCCGACGACGGGTTCGATGCCTTCTACCAACTGGGGGCCGAAACACTCTCGGTCCTGGACCGGGAACGCCGGCTGGCGCTCTATCACATGCGCGGGCCGTTGCCCTACTGGGAGCGCAGCTTCCCGTTCCGGCCGATCTTCCATTGGGCGCTGGCCGGCAGCACGCTGCAGCCGGTGCATGCGGGTGCCGTCGGCCGGCCGGGATCGGGCGTGCTGGTCACCGGCCCCAGTGGGGCCGGCAAGACCACCACCACCATCGCCTGCCTGGAGGGCGGCCTGTCCTATGCCGGCGACGACTATGTCCTGGTCGATACCGGGCCGCAGCCGACCGTCCACAGCCTCTACAACACGGCCAAGTTCACCGAGGACGCCCTGCGGCGCTTTCCGCGGCTGGCGCAACGGGTCTGGAATCCCGACCGCGTTCCGCCCGAGAAGGCGCTGGTCTTCGGCCAGGACGGCTTTCCCGACGCGCTGGTGGCATCGATGCCGATTCGCGCCATCCTCGTGCCGCGCGTGACCGGGCTGGTCGAGACCAGCCTGCGCCGGGTGCCGGCCGCCGTCGCCATCCGGGCGTTGGCGCCGACGACGCTGGCCCATCTGCCCGGCGGCGCGCCCGGCACGCTGGCCAAGCTGACCCGCCTCTGCGCGGCTGTCCCCTGCTTCGAACTGGCGGCCGGTACCGACCTGGCGCGCCTGCCGCTGGTGGTGGCCGACCTGGTCGAGCGGCTGGCGCCATGA
- a CDS encoding PqqD family protein, which yields MYLSDDTRLVARGNPIVHETLDGEAVIINLKSGTYYSLQGVGAVLWQQIVDSTTVAELRRRIADEAALPADTAAAAIDTFVAGLLGEDLALADPVPAGKPAPSTQLPADLTQLLTLQSFTDVQELLALDPVHDVDEVGWPVKAADLPDPATKA from the coding sequence ATGTATCTGTCCGACGACACACGGCTGGTTGCCCGCGGCAACCCGATCGTTCACGAGACCCTCGACGGCGAAGCCGTCATCATCAACCTCAAGTCCGGTACCTACTACAGCCTCCAGGGCGTGGGCGCCGTGCTCTGGCAGCAGATCGTGGATTCCACGACGGTGGCAGAGCTGCGGCGGCGCATCGCCGACGAGGCAGCCCTGCCCGCCGACACAGCCGCCGCAGCGATAGATACCTTCGTGGCCGGGCTGCTCGGCGAGGACCTGGCCCTGGCGGACCCGGTTCCGGCCGGCAAGCCGGCGCCGTCCACCCAGCTTCCGGCCGACCTCACGCAGCTGCTGACCTTGCAGAGCTTCACCGACGTCCAGGAACTGCTGGCGCTCGACCCGGTGCATGACGTCGACGAGGTCGGCTGGCCGGTAAAGGCCGCCGACCTGCCCGATCCCGCGACCAAGGCATGA
- a CDS encoding Smr/MutS family protein, with protein sequence MARDRDLWRRAVADVVPLPRRATGRPALAPAKPPALPVPPPAAPARPADHARRPPAPSPAIRPVARSPVALEAGAAVDVDARSVERLKRGRMAIDGRLDLHGLTQAEAHSALHRFILSAVAQGRRCILLITGRGGWNSSPAERGVLRRMVPRWLNEPSVRPHVLAYTEAQPRDGGGGALYLLLRRRR encoded by the coding sequence ATGGCGCGCGACCGTGACCTCTGGCGACGCGCAGTCGCCGATGTCGTTCCGCTGCCCCGGCGTGCCACCGGCCGCCCGGCTTTAGCACCGGCCAAGCCGCCGGCCTTGCCGGTGCCGCCGCCGGCGGCGCCGGCGCGGCCGGCCGATCACGCCCGCCGGCCACCCGCCCCATCGCCGGCGATCCGGCCGGTGGCCCGCTCGCCGGTCGCGCTCGAGGCCGGAGCCGCGGTCGATGTCGACGCGCGCTCGGTGGAGCGGCTGAAGCGCGGGCGGATGGCGATCGACGGACGGCTCGACCTGCACGGGCTGACCCAGGCCGAGGCCCATTCGGCGCTGCATCGCTTCATCCTGTCGGCCGTGGCGCAGGGTCGGCGCTGCATCCTGCTGATCACCGGCCGCGGCGGCTGGAACAGCAGCCCGGCCGAGCGCGGGGTCCTGCGCCGCATGGTGCCGCGCTGGCTGAACGAGCCGTCGGTCCGCCCGCACGTCCTGGCCTATACCGAGGCGCAGCCCCGCGATGGCGGGGGCGGTGCCCTATATTTGCTGTTGCGCCGCCGCCGCTAG
- a CDS encoding LutC/YkgG family protein, translating into MTDAKPGASARSQMLGAVRRALGRGPITGAAAEPLERRLAEHPANLIPARTDRAPAAVLDLFVEMAEMVSTTVDRVPDEAAVPGVVAEYLARHNLPTDIVMSPDPALDAIPWQDRPLLSIHRGRSQGDDPVSLTPAFAGIAETGTLMLASGADRPTTLNFLPDTHIVVLYADQVVGPYETAWGRLRAWQAAAGGGMPRTVNFVTGPSRTGDIEQKIQLGAHGPRRLHIVLIEQRRAGAPIDGARP; encoded by the coding sequence ATGACCGATGCCAAGCCGGGCGCCAGCGCCCGCAGCCAGATGCTGGGGGCGGTCCGCCGCGCGCTGGGCCGCGGCCCGATCACCGGTGCCGCGGCCGAGCCGCTGGAACGCCGGCTGGCCGAGCATCCAGCCAACCTGATCCCCGCCCGCACCGACCGGGCCCCGGCGGCCGTGCTCGACCTGTTCGTCGAGATGGCAGAGATGGTCAGCACCACCGTCGACCGGGTGCCGGACGAAGCCGCCGTCCCCGGGGTGGTGGCCGAGTATCTTGCCCGCCACAATCTGCCGACCGACATCGTCATGTCGCCCGATCCCGCACTCGATGCGATTCCCTGGCAGGACCGGCCGCTGCTGTCGATCCATCGCGGCCGCTCGCAGGGCGACGACCCGGTGTCGCTGACCCCGGCCTTCGCCGGCATCGCCGAGACCGGCACCCTCATGCTGGCCTCGGGTGCGGACCGCCCGACGACGCTGAACTTCCTGCCCGACACCCATATCGTCGTGCTCTACGCAGACCAGGTGGTGGGCCCGTACGAGACGGCATGGGGCCGCCTCCGGGCCTGGCAGGCAGCGGCCGGCGGCGGCATGCCGCGCACCGTCAACTTCGTGACCGGCCCGTCGCGCACCGGCGACATCGAACAGAAGATCCAGCTCGGCGCCCACGGTCCGCGTCGCCTGCACATCGTCCTCATCGAGCAGCGCCGCGCCGGTGCCCCTATCGATGGCGCGCGACCGTGA
- a CDS encoding LutB/LldF family L-lactate oxidation iron-sulfur protein codes for MQSTAHAFKDNAQRALGDPRLQRAMENLRHGFQERRRVAVAALPEFEQLRDIARDIKNHTLAHLDWYLERYEEKVVASGGKVHWCRTAAEARETILEICRGAGARTVTKGKSMIAEEIALNDFLEEKGIEPVETDLGEYIIQLRKEPPSHIIAPAVHLNQDDVEETFRRSHTDLPADRPLSEARQLCDEARTILRSKFLAADVGITGANFLIAETGSSIIVTNEGNGDLTQTLPKVHIVLASLEKVVPTLEDVSTILRLLARSATGQEFSSYTTVSTGPRRPGDLDGPQEYHVVLLDNGRSAMLGTEFHEMLRCIRCSACMNHCPVYSAVGGHAYGWVYPGPMGAVLTPNLIGVDEAGHLPNASTFCGRCESVCPMKIPLPKMMRHWRERQVERGLGPAAARWGLGAWAFLAARPALYGLAAKIGAGLLGRLGRRRGRFASLPLAGGWTGVRDMPAPEGRTFRDLWAERNRQ; via the coding sequence GAGCAGCTTCGCGACATCGCCCGAGACATCAAGAACCACACGCTGGCCCATCTCGACTGGTATCTCGAGCGCTACGAGGAGAAGGTCGTCGCCAGCGGCGGCAAGGTCCACTGGTGCCGCACCGCGGCCGAGGCACGCGAGACGATCCTCGAGATCTGCCGCGGCGCCGGGGCGCGGACCGTGACCAAGGGCAAGTCGATGATCGCCGAGGAGATCGCGCTCAACGATTTCCTGGAGGAGAAGGGCATCGAGCCGGTCGAGACCGACCTTGGCGAATACATCATCCAGCTCCGTAAGGAGCCGCCCAGCCACATCATCGCGCCCGCCGTCCACCTCAACCAGGACGACGTCGAGGAAACCTTCCGCCGCAGCCACACCGACCTGCCGGCCGATCGCCCGCTGTCGGAGGCGCGCCAGCTCTGCGACGAGGCCCGCACGATCCTGCGCTCCAAGTTCCTGGCGGCCGATGTCGGCATTACCGGCGCCAACTTCCTGATCGCGGAAACCGGCTCGTCGATCATCGTCACCAACGAGGGCAATGGCGACCTGACGCAGACCCTGCCCAAGGTGCACATCGTCCTGGCCAGCCTGGAAAAGGTGGTGCCGACGCTGGAGGACGTGTCGACCATCCTGCGCCTGCTGGCGCGCTCGGCGACCGGGCAGGAATTCTCCTCCTACACCACCGTGTCGACCGGGCCGCGCCGTCCGGGCGACCTCGACGGGCCGCAGGAATACCATGTCGTTCTGCTGGACAACGGCCGCAGCGCCATGCTCGGCACCGAGTTCCACGAGATGCTGCGCTGCATCCGCTGCTCGGCCTGCATGAACCACTGCCCGGTCTATTCGGCTGTCGGCGGCCATGCCTATGGCTGGGTCTATCCCGGGCCGATGGGAGCGGTGCTGACGCCCAACCTGATCGGGGTGGACGAGGCGGGGCACCTGCCGAACGCGTCGACCTTCTGCGGCCGCTGCGAAAGCGTCTGCCCGATGAAGATTCCGCTGCCCAAGATGATGCGCCACTGGCGCGAGCGGCAGGTGGAGCGCGGGCTAGGGCCCGCTGCCGCCCGATGGGGCCTTGGCGCCTGGGCCTTCCTGGCCGCGCGACCCGCACTCTACGGGCTGGCGGCCAAGATCGGCGCCGGCCTGCTGGGCCGCCTCGGGCGGCGGCGCGGCCGGTTCGCCTCGCTGCCGCTGGCCGGCGGCTGGACCGGGGTGCGCGACATGCCGGCCCCCGAGGGCCGCACCTTCCGCGATCTCTGGGCCGAACGGAACCGGCAATGA